In the genome of Raphanus sativus cultivar WK10039 chromosome 4, ASM80110v3, whole genome shotgun sequence, one region contains:
- the LOC108852633 gene encoding uncharacterized protein LOC108852633 codes for MGRSQDKLEKMQLRQSYRNLWQSDLMSTVTADTPYCCFSCLCGPCVSYLLRKRALYNDMSRYTCCGGYMPCSGKCGESKCPQFCLATEVFLCFGNSVASTRFMLQDEFNIHTTQCDNCIIGFMFCLNQIACIFSLVACIVGSDELSEASQLLSCLADMVYCTVCACMQTQHKIEMDKRDGVLGTQPMSVPPAQQMSRIDQPIPPYAGYPPASGYPQPYYPPPGHGYPPMPGYPPPGHGYPPAPGYPPPGHGYPPAPGYPPPGHGYPPAPDYPSK; via the exons atgGGAAGGTCTCAAGATAAGCTTGAAAAGATGCAGCTCCGGCAGAGTTACCGGAACTTATGGCAGTCCGATCTCATGAGCACCGTGACGGCCGATACCCCAT ATTGTTGCTTCTCGTGTTTGTG TGGACCTTGTGTTTCATACTTACTTCGAAAGAGAGCACTTTACAATGACATGTCAAG GTACACTTGTTGTGGTGGGTACATGCCTTGTAGTGGTAAGTGTGGAGAAAGCAAATGCCCTCAATTTTGTCTTGCCACTGAG GTTTTCTTGTGTTTTGGAAACTCTGTAGCATCTACTCGCTTTATGCTGCAAGATGAATTCAACATCCACACAACACAATGCGACAATTGCATTATT GGATTTATGTTCTGCCTCAACCAAATCGCTTGCATTTTCTCTCTTGTCGCCTGCATTGTTGGAAGTGACGAACTCTCTGAAGCTTCTCAGCTTCTTTCTTGCTTGGCTGATATGGTTTATTGCAC GGTCTGCGCGTGTATGCAG ACACAACACAAGATCGAGATGGACAAAAGAGACGGTGTCCTTGGTACTCAACCAATGTCAGTGCCACCGGCTCAGCAAATGTCTCGCATTGATCAACCGATCCCTCCCTATGCCGGTTACCCTCCAGCCTCTGGCTATCCCCAGCCTTACTATCCACCTCCCGGACATGGTTACCCTCCTATGCCAGGCTATCCACCTCCCGGACATGGTTACCCTCCTGCTCCAGGCTATCCACCTCCCGGTCATGGTTACCCTCCTGCGCCAGGCTATCCACCTCCCGGTCATGGTTACCCTCCTGCACCGGACTATCCCTCAAAGTGA